The genomic window TGGACTGACGTATCCACTTATTGATGACTTACTTGATGCCAATATTTTATCAGAGAAAGAAACGCGGCATTTTTCTAATCTCATCCGTACGACTCTTTTAACAGGCATTGTACCAAAGTTAGGTGAGTGGCCAGGGAAAAACAAGGATTTTATGCAATTTGTTTATTCTGAGCTTCAAGAAGCTTTTGAATATATAAAAATTCATCAACGTCCTGACAGAAAGCAATCTTTCCTGGAGCAATCTTATGTTTTTTTTAATTCCCAAGAGATTGACCGCGATAAAGATTTATCAAATCCGAATTACACGAATGAAGACATATATATTCCTGTTATTTTAAAGTCTGCTTCATCGCGACTAATAGTGCGCTCGATTATTAATGCACCTGAAGATGAAGGCTTTGATAATCGAACTTTTTTTTACGGGATATACAATCAGTTAGCCGATGACTTTACAGATATGTTTGAGGATATGAGGCTGGAGGCTGTCACACCCTATACCTACTATTTAAAGTATCATGATGTACGAAAGGATCTTATCAATCCCTTTGAACTGTATTGGACGGTTATTTCTCATTTAATTCACAATGTTTACTGTTCAGATACAAAAACATGTGAAGTGATCCTAGACCGAGCTATTAACAGTTTAAAACGTTGTAAAGTGCGTTTAGGTGTTGAAAAATATAACGAAATAATGGGTTTGCTGACAGCTGGTATCCCTGAGCTTAATCGAGTTCTGCAAGCAATGGTTCATAAAGCCGATGATGTTGATTTCTTTGATAAGCTACTTCGAGATCATATTATTACGAATTTAAAAAATGAGCGAAAAGAACAGGAAGACTTTTTACAAACGGCAGAAGCTGTTCGATTGGAGATTAATAACATTTTAAATATCCCTAAAATAGGGGATTCGACATTGTTAAAAGATTCTATAACCGATGCTGCCAATTACAGTCTTGCTGGGGATGGAAAACGTCTAAGACCTATTCTTACATGGGTGATGGGTGTGAATGAATATGGTCTAGACAAGTTGGCCATTATACCGCTGCTTAGATCATTAGAATATATGCATACGGCATCGCTCATCTTTGATGATTTGCCATCTCAAGATAATGCTCCTCTTCGAAGAGGACGGCCTACTCTGCACCAAGTGTATAACATTTCTATATCTGAATTAACAGGACTGTTCTTAACTCAAAGGGCTGTTGAAGAGCAAGCTTCTCTTGACAAATTTGATCCAAAAACGGTACTAAATTTAATTTTATATTCTTCGCAAATTACACAGTTGATGTGTAAAGGGCAAGAAATGGATTTGGATTCAAGAGGGAAATCATTGAATTTAGAGGAACTAAACACGCTTAGTTTGTATAAAACGGGTATAGCATTTGAAGCCTCTTTAGTTATGCCAGCCATTCTGGCCCATGCGAAGGAGTCTGAGATTGAAGCGTTAAAAACTTTTGCTCGTCATGCTGGTATTGCCTTTCAGATTAAGGATGACCTACTAGATGTCGATGGCGACTCTGTCTCACTCGGTAAACCTACCGGACAGGATGCGGAAAACAATAATTCTACTTTTGTTTCTGTTCTTGGTCAGGAAGGTGCGAAGCAAGAAATGTGGGAGCATTACTGCTTGGCGATGGAAGCCTTGCATCACGTACCACGAAACACTTCATTTTTAAAACAATTATTAAATTATATGATAAATCGAGATCGATAAAAAAGTACCGACTAGGCGATGTAGCTTGGTCGGTTTCCTTATGTTATTACGATGCTACCGTCTCTCACAACTCAGAGTATTATGAGTGCATTATTACTGATAACAACAGTCGATACAGTATATACTTAAACTATAAAGGAAGCATGGGGACGGTTCTGCTGCTTCCTTCGAAACCCGAAGGAAGCAGCAGAACCGTCCCCATGCATCAAAAGGAGAGGCTGTGACAAAAAGAAATGGGATGGAATTTAGATAATAGTTATGCTCGTCTGCCTAAGTCATTTTATACAATTCAAAACCCAACACCGGTTCGTGCACCAGAATTGATCATTTTTAACAATGATCTCGCAAAAGGCATGGGATTGGATCTGGATGTATTGCAAGGTGCTGAAGGGGTTGCGGTGTTTGCTGGTAATGAGATACCTGATGGTGCGTCACCACTTGCTCAAGCGTATGCCGGGCATCAGTTTGGACATTTCACCATGCTTGGTGATGGTCGCGCGATTCTATTAGGAGAACAATTCACACCGTCAGGGGAACGTGTTGATATACAGCTTAAGGGCTCAGGTAGAACTCAGTATTCTCGTGGAGGAGATGGACGGGCAACGCTTGGTCCAATGCTTCGAGAATATATTATTAGTGAAGCTATGCATGGGCTTAACATACCCACGACACGAAGCTTGGCTGTTGTTACAACAGGTGAAGCAGTTATGCGTGAAACACAGCTACCTGGTGCTATATTAACACGTGTCGCTGTTAGTCACATTCGTGTTGGGACTTTTCAATATGCTGCTCACTTCGGTTCGGTTGATGATCTAAAGGCATTAGCAGACTACACAATAGAGCGACACTATCCTGACATTGATAAGAATAATGATCGTTATCTCGCCCTACTACAGGCAGTCATCAAACAGCAGGCTGATTTAATTTCTAAATGGATGCTTGTAGGCTTTATTCATGGTGTGATGAATACGGACAATATGACCATTAGTGGTGAGACGATTGATTACGGTCCGTGTGCGTTTATGGATGTATATAATCCAGAAACGGTTTTCAGTTCTATTGATAGACAGGGGCGCTATGCTTACGGAAATCAACCTTATATTGGTGCTTGGAACTTAGCGAGGTTTGCTGAAACACTATTACCTCTTCTGCATGATGATGAAAAAGAGGCTATAAAAATAGCGGAGACTGAGATAGCAACATTTCCAAAGCAGTTTCGTCATAATTGGCTTGCTGGCATGAGAGCGAAATTGGGGTTATTCGACGAAAACCCGCAAGATGAGGCTCTAATTGAAGGTTTCCTTAGTCTTATGCAAAAATATAAAGCAGACTACACGAATACATTTCTAGCCTTAACATTTAATGATATAGAAAAAACATGTCTTTATGGCCATGAAGATTTTATGAAGTGGTACGAAGAGTGGGAAACTCGAGTAAATCAGCAAGATAAACCGAAATCAGATTTCCAGCAGCTCATGCGTGATAGTAATCCAGCTATCATCCCGCGCAATCATCGAGTTGAGGAAGCGTTAGAAGCAGCTGTAGAAAAAGGTGATTTCAGTGTTATGAAAAAGCTTCTTAAAGTACTGTCAGACCCGTACGCACACACATCAGAGCAAGTTGAGTATGCGACCCTACCTACACCATCAAATCAACCATACCGTACTTTTTGCGGAACGTAATATAGGGTAAATAGAGGGCAAACAATATGCCCTTTTTTTGTTGCATATTTATATAGTTCTCCTGCGTTATGAAATATGTAGCGCTATACACCTATAATATAAGAAAATCCCTAATTATCATTGAAAAAATCGACATAATAAAATAAAGTGTATGTCGTACACATTTTTATATAAAAGAACTAGGAGAATAAGTATGAAAAAGATATGGTGGAAAGAAGCCGTGGCTTATCAAATTTATCCACGAAGCTTCATGGATTCTAACGGAGATGGTATCGGAGATATTCAAGGAGTCATCTCTAAGCTAGATTATTTAAAAGAGTTTGGAATCGATGTCATATGGATTTGTCCGATATATAGCTCACCGAACGATGATAATGGATATGACATTAGTGACTATCAAGGCATTATGCCAGAGTTTGGTACAATGGAAGATTTTGACCAACTTTTAAAAGAAGTACATAAACGTGGTATGAAACTTATTATGGACTTAGTTATAAATCATACTTCTGATGAACATCCATGGTTTATTGAGTCACGTTCATCAAATGATAATCCATATAGAGATTATTATATATGGCACCCTGGTAAAGATGGAAAAGAGCCAAACAATTGGGAATCTATTTTCGGTGGATCCATTTGGGAGTATGATGAACAAACGAAAGAGTATTATATGCATGTATTCTCACGTAAGCAGCCTGACTTAAATTGGGAAAATCCTGCTGTTCGT from Bacillus sp. HMF5848 includes these protein-coding regions:
- a CDS encoding polyprenyl synthetase family protein, yielding MQKELIMNFDECYEQAELKANAYFTELYEQATEKAYIPTLIDDIKSWKQSHIHHPFVALLSYVKGKPDTQDFYNYIRWQEKRGKLDNYLDRSVSYIFMRDLGRALDSPDTQARIARAVNSLKKNLTKLTQSNRDHNAEPFSMAGLYRKAQKAGIESTMIWLVSKLKTVYSQIPEGMDAEQSQRKLIKLIAGVLMHVMEEMEPGVSSEERRRKLDEAIRLGYSYGLTYPLIDDLLDANILSEKETRHFSNLIRTTLLTGIVPKLGEWPGKNKDFMQFVYSELQEAFEYIKIHQRPDRKQSFLEQSYVFFNSQEIDRDKDLSNPNYTNEDIYIPVILKSASSRLIVRSIINAPEDEGFDNRTFFYGIYNQLADDFTDMFEDMRLEAVTPYTYYLKYHDVRKDLINPFELYWTVISHLIHNVYCSDTKTCEVILDRAINSLKRCKVRLGVEKYNEIMGLLTAGIPELNRVLQAMVHKADDVDFFDKLLRDHIITNLKNERKEQEDFLQTAEAVRLEINNILNIPKIGDSTLLKDSITDAANYSLAGDGKRLRPILTWVMGVNEYGLDKLAIIPLLRSLEYMHTASLIFDDLPSQDNAPLRRGRPTLHQVYNISISELTGLFLTQRAVEEQASLDKFDPKTVLNLILYSSQITQLMCKGQEMDLDSRGKSLNLEELNTLSLYKTGIAFEASLVMPAILAHAKESEIEALKTFARHAGIAFQIKDDLLDVDGDSVSLGKPTGQDAENNNSTFVSVLGQEGAKQEMWEHYCLAMEALHHVPRNTSFLKQLLNYMINRDR
- a CDS encoding YdiU family protein, which gives rise to MGWNLDNSYARLPKSFYTIQNPTPVRAPELIIFNNDLAKGMGLDLDVLQGAEGVAVFAGNEIPDGASPLAQAYAGHQFGHFTMLGDGRAILLGEQFTPSGERVDIQLKGSGRTQYSRGGDGRATLGPMLREYIISEAMHGLNIPTTRSLAVVTTGEAVMRETQLPGAILTRVAVSHIRVGTFQYAAHFGSVDDLKALADYTIERHYPDIDKNNDRYLALLQAVIKQQADLISKWMLVGFIHGVMNTDNMTISGETIDYGPCAFMDVYNPETVFSSIDRQGRYAYGNQPYIGAWNLARFAETLLPLLHDDEKEAIKIAETEIATFPKQFRHNWLAGMRAKLGLFDENPQDEALIEGFLSLMQKYKADYTNTFLALTFNDIEKTCLYGHEDFMKWYEEWETRVNQQDKPKSDFQQLMRDSNPAIIPRNHRVEEALEAAVEKGDFSVMKKLLKVLSDPYAHTSEQVEYATLPTPSNQPYRTFCGT